The following proteins are encoded in a genomic region of Bacillus sp. Marseille-Q1617:
- the recJ gene encoding single-stranded-DNA-specific exonuclease RecJ gives MLNSKTRWMIAESDQQKIEELERELKIPSLVAKLLVNRDLKNVEEARDFLFDTGDSFHDPFLFNDMKKAVERIQNAIENQERILVYGDYDADGVSSTSVMMTVLRDIGAEVEFYIPNRFSEGYGPNEAAFRWAKDEGFTVIITVDTGISAVHEAKIARELGVDLIITDHHEPGPVLPEAHSIIHPKIEGSEYPFEDLAGVGVAFKLAHALYGELPAHLLDLAAIGTIADLVPLRGENRILAKRGIAKLRVTERKGIKALCKVANSHQHEMTEESIGFMIAPRINAVGRLGDADPAVDLMLTEDEEEAKALAVEIDSLNKERQAIVTEMTQEAIEMVENDFPLDDNSVLVIGKEGWNSGVVGIVASRLVDKFYRPTIVLSFDSEKGMAKGSARSIVGFDLFKSLSKCRDILPHFGGHPMAAGMTLELDRVGELRNRLNEIAESELTEEDFIPVTVMDAAVKMEEITIESIEKLSLLAPFGMQNPKPKWVIENVSIEHYKKIGSNQNHLKVVLGDEANKLDGVGFGLGELADHITPFSDASIIGELSINEWNNRKKPQIFLHDIKIDQWQLFDVRGIRQVDKWEKHVPGENKKIFCFHSSTLEKLNMKDRKDIHLVEDAESLNEVSIDGGSVVFLDMPASMDLVKAIVGKGKPHRIYAHFFQDEDHFFSTMPTRDHFKWYYAFLTKRGSFDLNKHGDDLAKYKGWSKETIDFMSQVFFELKFVTIDNGFISLNPVKTKKDLSESTAYQKKQQQYELENELLYSSYNELKAWFNERIKESVTFEEEVEAWT, from the coding sequence TATTAGTGAACCGAGACTTGAAGAACGTAGAAGAAGCTCGGGATTTTTTGTTTGATACAGGTGATTCTTTTCATGATCCATTTTTATTCAATGATATGAAAAAAGCAGTCGAACGCATACAGAATGCAATTGAAAACCAGGAAAGAATCCTGGTATACGGGGATTATGATGCCGATGGAGTCAGCAGTACGTCTGTGATGATGACTGTTCTTCGTGATATAGGTGCCGAGGTGGAATTTTATATTCCAAACCGCTTCAGTGAAGGCTATGGTCCGAACGAAGCAGCATTCCGCTGGGCAAAGGATGAAGGGTTTACGGTGATCATTACGGTCGATACTGGGATATCAGCCGTACATGAAGCAAAAATAGCCAGGGAATTGGGTGTTGATTTGATCATCACGGACCACCATGAACCGGGTCCTGTCCTGCCTGAAGCACATTCCATCATCCACCCTAAGATAGAAGGCTCAGAATATCCATTCGAAGACCTTGCAGGAGTAGGGGTAGCCTTCAAGCTTGCCCATGCTTTATATGGAGAACTTCCCGCCCATCTCCTTGATCTTGCCGCGATTGGGACGATTGCTGATCTGGTGCCGCTCCGCGGGGAAAATCGGATCCTTGCTAAGCGGGGAATCGCAAAGCTCCGTGTAACGGAACGCAAAGGGATAAAAGCTTTATGCAAAGTGGCAAATTCCCACCAGCATGAAATGACGGAAGAGTCGATCGGTTTTATGATTGCTCCCCGCATCAATGCGGTTGGACGTTTGGGAGACGCAGATCCTGCAGTGGATCTCATGTTAACGGAAGATGAAGAAGAAGCGAAAGCCCTGGCTGTAGAAATCGATTCGCTCAATAAGGAAAGACAAGCCATTGTGACTGAGATGACACAAGAAGCGATAGAGATGGTGGAGAATGATTTTCCTCTGGATGACAACTCTGTACTCGTGATCGGCAAAGAAGGATGGAATTCCGGGGTTGTTGGGATCGTGGCATCAAGATTAGTAGATAAATTCTATCGTCCTACTATTGTGTTGAGCTTTGACTCTGAAAAAGGGATGGCAAAGGGCTCCGCCAGAAGCATTGTCGGCTTTGATTTATTTAAAAGCTTATCAAAATGCCGTGATATCCTGCCGCATTTCGGCGGACATCCGATGGCGGCCGGTATGACATTGGAGCTTGACCGCGTGGGTGAGCTTAGAAATAGACTCAATGAAATTGCTGAAAGTGAATTGACGGAAGAAGATTTTATTCCCGTCACGGTAATGGATGCAGCAGTCAAAATGGAAGAGATTACAATCGAATCGATCGAGAAGCTCTCGCTTCTCGCTCCGTTTGGGATGCAAAATCCCAAACCAAAGTGGGTCATCGAAAATGTTTCGATTGAACACTATAAAAAAATTGGATCGAATCAAAATCATCTTAAAGTAGTGCTGGGGGATGAAGCCAATAAATTGGACGGCGTCGGTTTTGGTCTGGGAGAACTCGCTGATCATATCACACCGTTTTCAGATGCCTCCATCATTGGTGAATTATCGATCAATGAGTGGAATAATCGGAAGAAACCCCAGATCTTCCTGCATGATATTAAAATCGATCAATGGCAGCTCTTTGATGTACGCGGAATAAGGCAAGTCGATAAATGGGAAAAGCATGTTCCCGGAGAAAACAAAAAGATCTTTTGTTTCCATTCATCAACTCTTGAGAAGCTGAATATGAAAGATCGGAAGGACATTCATCTGGTAGAAGATGCTGAATCACTGAATGAGGTATCGATTGATGGTGGAAGCGTCGTGTTCCTGGATATGCCTGCCTCAATGGACCTGGTGAAAGCCATCGTTGGAAAAGGCAAGCCTCACCGCATTTATGCCCATTTCTTCCAGGATGAAGATCATTTCTTCAGTACGATGCCCACCCGTGACCATTTCAAATGGTATTATGCCTTTTTAACAAAGCGGGGCTCGTTCGATTTAAACAAGCATGGCGATGATCTTGCAAAATATAAAGGCTGGTCGAAAGAAACAATAGATTTCATGTCACAGGTGTTTTTTGAATTGAAGTTTGTTACAATAGACAATGGATTTATTTCTCTTAATCCTGTTAAAACCAAGAAAGACTTATCAGAGTCCACGGCGTATCAGAAGAAACAGCAGCAATACGAACTTGAAAACGAGTTGTTATATTCTTCTTACAACGAGTTGAAGGCTTGGTTTAATGAGAGGATAAAAGAGTCCGTTACATTTGAGGAGGAAGTAGAAGCATGGACTTAA
- a CDS encoding adenine phosphoribosyltransferase, translating into MDLKQYVTIVENWPKEGIKFKDITTLMDNGDAYRYATDQIVEYAKEKQIDLVVGPEARGFIIGCPVAYALGVGFAPVRKPGKLPRETIKKEYGLEYGKDALTIHKDAIKPGQRVLITDDLLATGGTIEATIKLVEELGGIVAGCAFLIELTYLDGRDKLEGYDVLTLMQY; encoded by the coding sequence ATGGACTTAAAACAATATGTTACAATCGTTGAAAACTGGCCTAAAGAAGGGATCAAATTCAAAGATATCACCACACTCATGGATAATGGTGATGCTTATAGATATGCTACAGACCAAATCGTAGAATACGCAAAAGAAAAACAAATCGACCTGGTAGTGGGACCGGAAGCAAGAGGATTCATCATCGGATGTCCGGTAGCATATGCGTTGGGCGTAGGTTTTGCACCGGTACGCAAACCGGGTAAACTGCCTCGTGAAACGATCAAGAAAGAGTATGGATTGGAATATGGCAAAGATGCTCTGACGATCCATAAGGATGCGATCAAGCCAGGTCAGCGAGTACTTATCACAGACGACCTCCTTGCAACAGGCGGTACGATAGAAGCAACGATCAAGCTTGTTGAAGAACTTGGCGGTATCGTGGCAGGATGTGCATTCCTCATTGAACTCACATACCTAGACGGCCGTGATAAACTCGAAGGATATGACGTCCTTACACTAATGCAATACTAA
- a CDS encoding bifunctional (p)ppGpp synthetase/guanosine-3',5'-bis(diphosphate) 3'-pyrophosphohydrolase: MSKDQVLTPEQVIDRTKEYLNDEHVQMVQKAYDFAKEAHKEQYRKSGEPYIIHPIQVAGILADLEMDPSTVAAGFLHDVVEDTDISLSEIETAFNAEVAMLVDGVTKLGKIKYKSQEEQQAENHRKMFVAMAQDIRVILIKLADRLHNMRTLKHLPQEKQRRIANETLEIFAPLAHRLGISKIKWELEDTSLRYLNPQQYYRIVNLMKKKRAEREEYLDDVVNEVKDRLGDVQIEAEISGRPKHIYSIYRKMALQNKQFNEIYDLLAVRIVVDSIKDCYAVLGIIHTCWKPMPGRFKDYIAMPKPNMYQSLHTTVIGPKGDPLEVQIRTLEMHEIAEYGVAAHWAYKEGKDIDDKVSFEKKLSWFREILEFQNESANAEEFMESLKIDLFSDMVFVFTPKGDVLELPSGSVPIDFSYRIHSEIGNKTIGAKVNGKMVTLDYKLKTGDIIEILTSKHSYGPSQDWLKLAQTSQAKNKIKQFFKKQRREENIEKGRDLVEKEIKNQDFDLKEILTAENIQRVSEKFNFSNEEDMYAAVGYNGITAAQIANRLTEKDRKKREQEDKLEETMKELNAAQPTKKKKDAGVQVKGIDNLLIRLSRCCSPVPGDEIVGFITKGRGVSVHRADCTNVQTEEVGQRLIPVSWEGDGQDRKEYNVDIEISGYDRRGLLNEVLQVVNETKTNITAVSGKSDRNKMATINMSISIQNISHLHRVVERIKQISDVYAVRRIMN, from the coding sequence ATGTCCAAAGATCAAGTACTAACCCCTGAACAGGTTATCGATAGAACAAAAGAATATTTGAATGATGAGCACGTGCAAATGGTACAGAAAGCCTATGATTTTGCCAAGGAAGCTCATAAGGAACAATACCGAAAATCCGGTGAACCTTATATCATCCACCCGATTCAAGTTGCCGGAATCCTGGCAGATCTGGAAATGGATCCGTCAACTGTCGCTGCCGGGTTTCTTCATGATGTAGTGGAGGATACCGATATCTCACTGTCCGAGATTGAAACGGCCTTTAACGCAGAAGTGGCCATGCTCGTGGATGGGGTTACAAAGCTTGGTAAGATCAAATATAAATCCCAGGAAGAACAGCAAGCTGAAAATCACCGGAAAATGTTTGTTGCGATGGCCCAGGATATCAGGGTCATCCTGATCAAGCTTGCCGACCGTCTGCATAATATGAGGACACTGAAGCATCTGCCTCAGGAAAAACAAAGAAGGATTGCGAATGAGACGCTGGAAATCTTCGCTCCCCTTGCCCACCGGCTGGGGATCTCTAAAATCAAATGGGAGCTCGAAGATACTTCCCTGAGGTATTTGAATCCTCAGCAATATTACCGGATCGTCAACCTAATGAAGAAAAAGCGTGCAGAACGTGAAGAGTATCTGGATGATGTAGTGAATGAAGTGAAGGACCGCCTTGGTGATGTACAAATCGAAGCGGAGATTTCAGGACGCCCGAAACATATTTACAGCATCTACCGCAAGATGGCTCTTCAAAATAAGCAGTTCAATGAAATTTATGACCTTCTGGCCGTCAGGATCGTTGTGGACAGCATCAAAGATTGTTACGCGGTGCTGGGAATCATCCATACTTGCTGGAAACCAATGCCTGGCAGATTCAAGGATTATATCGCCATGCCTAAACCGAATATGTATCAATCTCTTCACACAACCGTCATCGGACCCAAAGGAGATCCTCTCGAAGTTCAGATCAGGACGCTTGAGATGCATGAAATCGCTGAGTACGGGGTAGCAGCCCATTGGGCTTATAAAGAAGGTAAAGACATCGATGATAAAGTTTCATTTGAAAAGAAACTTTCATGGTTCAGGGAAATCCTTGAGTTCCAGAATGAATCGGCCAATGCTGAGGAATTCATGGAATCTCTTAAAATCGACCTTTTTTCAGATATGGTGTTTGTGTTTACGCCAAAAGGGGATGTTCTCGAGTTACCGTCCGGCTCCGTTCCGATCGACTTTTCCTACCGCATCCACTCTGAAATCGGAAATAAGACGATCGGTGCCAAGGTGAACGGAAAAATGGTGACGCTGGATTATAAATTAAAGACGGGTGACATCATCGAAATCCTTACGTCAAAACATTCGTATGGACCGAGTCAAGATTGGTTGAAGCTTGCCCAGACTTCCCAGGCCAAGAATAAAATAAAGCAATTCTTCAAAAAGCAGAGAAGAGAAGAGAACATTGAAAAGGGCCGCGATCTGGTTGAAAAGGAAATTAAAAATCAGGACTTTGATTTAAAAGAGATCCTGACTGCAGAAAACATCCAGCGTGTCTCTGAGAAGTTCAATTTTTCTAATGAAGAAGATATGTATGCCGCTGTCGGCTACAATGGGATCACGGCTGCCCAAATTGCCAACCGCCTGACAGAGAAAGACCGTAAGAAACGTGAACAGGAAGATAAGCTCGAAGAAACAATGAAGGAACTGAACGCCGCTCAGCCTACTAAGAAGAAGAAGGATGCCGGGGTACAAGTGAAGGGGATCGACAACCTGCTGATCAGGTTATCTCGATGCTGCAGTCCCGTACCCGGGGATGAAATTGTCGGTTTTATTACAAAAGGCCGCGGAGTTTCTGTACACCGGGCAGATTGTACGAATGTCCAGACGGAAGAAGTGGGACAGCGCCTGATTCCGGTTTCCTGGGAAGGGGACGGACAGGATCGGAAGGAATATAACGTTGATATTGAAATATCAGGCTATGACCGCAGAGGTCTCTTAAATGAAGTGCTGCAAGTAGTAAATGAAACGAAGACAAATATTACTGCTGTCAGCGGTAAGTCAGATCGGAATAAAATGGCAACCATCAATATGTCTATTTCGATACAGAATATCTCGCACCTACACAGGGTTGTCGAGAGAATCAAACAAATTTCTGATGTATATGCTGTTCGCAGAATTATGAACTAG
- the dtd gene encoding D-aminoacyl-tRNA deacylase codes for MKVVLQRSKEASVTVGGEVTGRIQSGFVLLVGITHEDTEEDARYIADKVVNLRVFEDEDGKMNHSLLDVEGDILSISQFTLYGDCRKGRRPNFMEAAKPDHALPLYEHFNRLLEEKGVKVQTGVFGEMMDVKLTNDGPVTLILESK; via the coding sequence ATGAAAGTCGTCCTGCAGAGAAGTAAAGAAGCCTCTGTGACTGTCGGGGGAGAAGTGACCGGAAGGATTCAGTCAGGCTTTGTTCTGCTTGTGGGCATCACCCATGAAGATACAGAAGAAGACGCCCGCTATATAGCGGATAAAGTGGTGAATCTAAGAGTATTTGAGGATGAAGACGGAAAGATGAATCACTCCCTGCTTGATGTAGAGGGTGACATTTTATCCATTTCTCAATTCACATTATATGGTGACTGCCGAAAAGGCAGAAGACCGAATTTCATGGAGGCAGCAAAACCCGATCATGCTCTCCCACTTTATGAACATTTCAATCGATTGTTGGAAGAAAAAGGTGTAAAGGTGCAAACAGGTGTGTTCGGTGAAATGATGGATGTCAAATTAACAAACGACGGACCTGTCACACTGATCCTGGAAAGTAAATAA